A window of the Helianthus annuus cultivar XRQ/B chromosome 4, HanXRQr2.0-SUNRISE, whole genome shotgun sequence genome harbors these coding sequences:
- the LOC110935333 gene encoding eggshell protein isoform X2, whose amino-acid sequence MKINSCLGFALLLLLLVSCALAAEETTTQAKGASDEVEPAYRGGGGCKGGNCGGSGGCKGGNCGGSGGCKGGSCGGGGGYHCNHGCCKYYGGQCKQCCHSAAEARVFAEEQAHP is encoded by the exons ATGAAGATCAACTCGTGTTTGGGTTTtgcacttcttcttcttcttctcgtTTCCTGCGCTTTAGCCGCCGAGGAGACCACGACTCAGG CAAAAGGAGCTAGCGATGAAGTAGAACCAGCATATCGTGGAGGTGGCGGCTGCAAGGGCGGTAATTGTGGAGGAAGTGGCGGCTGCAAGGGCGGTAATTGTGGAGGAAGTGGTGGCTGCAAGGGCGGTAGTTGTGGTGGCGGGGGTGGCTACCATTGCAATCATGGATGCTGCAAGTATTATGGAGGTCAATGTAAACAATGTTGTCACTCGGCAGCAGAAGCCAGAGTGTTCGCGGAAGAACAAGCGCACCCCTAG
- the LOC110935333 gene encoding late embryogenesis abundant protein M17 isoform X1: MKINSCLGFALLLLLLVSCALAAEETTTQEAKGASDEVEPAYRGGGGCKGGNCGGSGGCKGGNCGGSGGCKGGSCGGGGGYHCNHGCCKYYGGQCKQCCHSAAEARVFAEEQAHP, encoded by the exons ATGAAGATCAACTCGTGTTTGGGTTTtgcacttcttcttcttcttctcgtTTCCTGCGCTTTAGCCGCCGAGGAGACCACGACTCAGG AAGCAAAAGGAGCTAGCGATGAAGTAGAACCAGCATATCGTGGAGGTGGCGGCTGCAAGGGCGGTAATTGTGGAGGAAGTGGCGGCTGCAAGGGCGGTAATTGTGGAGGAAGTGGTGGCTGCAAGGGCGGTAGTTGTGGTGGCGGGGGTGGCTACCATTGCAATCATGGATGCTGCAAGTATTATGGAGGTCAATGTAAACAATGTTGTCACTCGGCAGCAGAAGCCAGAGTGTTCGCGGAAGAACAAGCGCACCCCTAG